In Crinalium epipsammum PCC 9333, the following are encoded in one genomic region:
- a CDS encoding TrmH family RNA methyltransferase has protein sequence MLTSLQNPLVKQIRKLQSAKERREQQLFLLEGTHLLEEACAVNYPLVTLCCTLQWQEANGKLWEEACQRCQRVEVVSAEVIKAIATTVNPDGVVATARSRTNKQLQIPFKGVGLALETLQDPGNLGTIIRTAAAAGAEGLWLSADSVDLDNPKVVRASAGQWFRLPMAVSSDLKTVVQECRDAGIQVIATTAKAQVSFWEIDLQQPSLILLGNEGAGLSVGLEALADVQVQIPLSRGVESLNVAIATALILYEAKRQRLQVGG, from the coding sequence ATGTTAACCAGCCTGCAAAATCCTTTGGTAAAGCAAATTCGTAAGTTGCAGTCTGCTAAGGAACGAAGAGAGCAACAGTTGTTTTTGCTGGAAGGCACGCACTTGCTGGAAGAAGCGTGTGCTGTAAATTATCCTTTGGTAACGCTCTGCTGTACGCTTCAATGGCAGGAAGCAAATGGGAAACTCTGGGAGGAGGCGTGTCAGCGTTGTCAGCGAGTAGAAGTGGTAAGTGCTGAAGTGATTAAGGCGATCGCAACTACTGTAAACCCTGATGGTGTTGTTGCAACTGCACGATCCAGAACTAATAAGCAACTTCAGATCCCATTTAAGGGTGTGGGACTGGCTTTGGAAACACTACAAGACCCTGGTAATTTAGGTACAATCATTCGCACTGCTGCTGCGGCTGGCGCTGAGGGTTTATGGTTGAGTGCGGATAGTGTAGATTTGGATAATCCCAAGGTTGTACGCGCATCGGCGGGACAGTGGTTTCGTCTACCAATGGCTGTTAGTTCAGATTTAAAGACGGTAGTACAAGAATGTCGGGATGCTGGGATACAAGTAATAGCAACGACAGCAAAGGCGCAGGTAAGTTTCTGGGAAATAGATTTACAACAACCTAGTTTAATTTTGTTGGGTAATGAAGGTGCTGGACTTTCAGTAGGTTTAGAGGCGTTAGCTGATGTGCAGGTGCAAATACCTTTAAGTAGAGGGGTGGAGTCTTTGAATGTGGCGATCGCAACTGCGTTAATTTTATATGAAGCTAAACGCCAACGGCTACAGGTTGGAGGTTAA
- the murA gene encoding UDP-N-acetylglucosamine 1-carboxyvinyltransferase, whose translation MSDTDNSVLHIWGKASLKGHVNISGAKNSALTIMAGALLCPDDCRIRNVPALVDVRRMGQIIESLGVEVNYQGNIIDFNARHIEQSKAPYELVSQLRASFFIIGAVLARLGSARVPLPGGCAIGARPVELHVRGLQAMGADVHIEHGIVYAHVPGANPRLKGARIYLDYPSVGATETLMMAATLADGETTLENAAQEPEVVDLANFCNAMGAKIHGAGTNTITISGVPKLHSVDYSIIPDRIEAGTFLVAGAITHSEISLSPVIPDHLIPVISKLRDVGSKVIQDSPNTVRIVPGNHIKATDIETLPYPGFPTDMQAQFMALLSLAEGDCVVTETVFENRLRHVAELNRMGADIRVKGNHAIIRGVPQLSGAPVLATDLRASAALVLAGLAADGKTIIKGLHHLDRGYDNLELKLRQLGANIQRVTDDSTESDESTAASKELSSQEA comes from the coding sequence TTGTCTGACACTGACAATTCAGTCTTACATATTTGGGGTAAAGCTTCCCTGAAAGGTCATGTAAACATCAGTGGTGCTAAAAACTCTGCCTTGACAATCATGGCAGGAGCATTGCTTTGTCCCGACGATTGCCGGATTCGTAATGTTCCTGCCCTGGTTGATGTACGGCGGATGGGTCAAATTATTGAATCCTTGGGTGTTGAGGTTAATTACCAAGGTAATATTATTGACTTTAATGCCCGCCACATTGAGCAGTCAAAAGCGCCTTACGAATTAGTTTCTCAACTGCGAGCCAGCTTCTTTATTATTGGTGCAGTACTAGCACGACTAGGATCAGCCCGTGTACCTTTACCAGGGGGTTGTGCAATTGGTGCTAGACCTGTGGAATTGCACGTCCGAGGGCTGCAAGCAATGGGCGCAGATGTGCATATTGAGCATGGCATAGTTTACGCTCATGTACCTGGAGCCAATCCTCGACTCAAGGGTGCAAGAATCTACCTAGATTACCCTAGTGTTGGTGCCACAGAAACCTTAATGATGGCAGCAACATTAGCAGATGGTGAAACCACTTTAGAAAACGCTGCTCAAGAACCAGAAGTTGTCGATCTTGCCAACTTCTGTAATGCAATGGGAGCTAAGATTCATGGTGCTGGAACCAACACCATTACTATTTCTGGCGTTCCCAAGTTACATTCTGTAGACTACAGCATTATTCCTGACCGGATTGAAGCAGGGACATTTTTAGTAGCTGGGGCAATTACCCACTCAGAAATCAGCCTTTCTCCCGTTATCCCAGATCATCTCATACCTGTAATTTCTAAGTTGCGAGATGTTGGGTCAAAAGTAATCCAAGACAGCCCTAACACTGTGCGAATTGTTCCAGGCAACCATATCAAGGCAACGGATATTGAAACCTTGCCTTATCCAGGGTTTCCGACGGATATGCAAGCCCAGTTTATGGCTTTACTCAGCTTGGCTGAAGGCGACTGCGTAGTTACTGAAACAGTCTTTGAAAACCGTTTACGTCACGTTGCCGAGTTGAACCGCATGGGTGCAGACATTCGTGTTAAAGGCAATCATGCAATCATCCGAGGTGTACCACAGCTATCAGGTGCGCCTGTGTTGGCTACAGACTTAAGAGCTTCAGCAGCTTTAGTGCTTGCAGGATTAGCAGCAGATGGTAAAACCATCATCAAAGGATTACATCATTTAGATCGTGGTTACGACAATTTGGAGTTGAAGCTACGCCAATTGGGAGCTAATATCCAACGAGTTACCGATGATAGTACTGAGTCTGATGAATCTACGGCTGCAAGTAAGGAGCTAAGTTCTCAAGAAGCATGA
- the thyD gene encoding thylakoid membrane protein ThyD: MKIAITGATGFVGTRLVEHLHSEGHQLIIFSRSTSKAQKVFPASAFPNLEVVAYTPTESGAWQQTISGCDAVVNLAGEPIAEGRWTPEQKQKIIQSRQLGTQKIVEAIAQANPKPAVLVNASAIGYYGTSETATYEETSSAGNDFLAEVCQTWETEAEKVKQTGTRLVIIRLGIVLGKGGALGKMLPIFQIFAGGTIGSGQQWVSWVHRDDVVNLIMLALQQPQVEGILNATAPKPVRMNEFCQTLGEVLHRPSWLPVPSFALEALLGEAAKVVLEGQEVLPKKTLSSGFEYKFPTLKPAIEEILSNS; this comes from the coding sequence ATGAAAATAGCTATTACTGGAGCAACCGGATTTGTTGGTACTCGTTTAGTAGAGCATTTGCATAGTGAAGGACATCAACTAATAATTTTCAGCCGTAGTACCAGCAAAGCACAAAAAGTTTTTCCAGCTTCAGCATTCCCCAACTTAGAAGTAGTTGCCTATACCCCCACTGAATCCGGTGCTTGGCAACAGACAATTTCTGGGTGTGATGCCGTAGTAAATTTAGCAGGGGAACCCATTGCTGAGGGACGTTGGACACCCGAACAAAAACAAAAGATTATTCAAAGTCGTCAATTGGGGACTCAAAAGATTGTCGAAGCTATAGCCCAAGCTAACCCCAAACCTGCTGTTTTAGTCAATGCCTCAGCAATTGGATACTACGGTACTAGCGAAACTGCTACTTATGAGGAAACCAGCAGTGCGGGTAATGATTTTTTGGCTGAAGTTTGCCAAACTTGGGAAACAGAAGCCGAAAAAGTTAAACAAACTGGCACTCGATTAGTAATTATCAGATTAGGGATTGTTTTAGGCAAAGGGGGAGCGTTAGGGAAAATGCTTCCCATCTTCCAAATATTTGCTGGTGGTACTATTGGTAGCGGACAGCAATGGGTTTCTTGGGTGCATCGAGACGATGTTGTTAACTTAATTATGCTTGCACTCCAACAACCTCAAGTAGAAGGTATTTTGAATGCAACTGCACCCAAACCTGTACGGATGAACGAATTTTGTCAAACATTGGGGGAAGTCTTGCACCGTCCGTCGTGGCTACCAGTTCCTAGCTTTGCATTAGAAGCATTGTTAGGAGAAGCCGCTAAGGTTGTTTTGGAAGGTCAAGAAGTTTTACCTAAAAAAACTTTGTCTTCTGGCTTTGAATATAAATTTCCCACACTCAAACCAGCAATTGAGGAAATTTTGAGTAATAGCTAA
- a CDS encoding serine/threonine-protein kinase: protein MKPIYCSQGHENSAGSRFCQQCGEQLSLPSANSLAVGSVLGDRYQIIRELGHGGFGRTYLAQDRNRFNEFCVLKEFAPQVQGSYALQKAEELFEREAGVLYKLQHQQIPHFREMFRYNTNGTGYLFLVQDFVDGQNYKALLEARKRQGLKFSEPEVTQLLLQILPVLDYIHSLGVIHRDISPDNLMLRSSDGLPVLIDFGGVKQIAATIESQYNQGAIANAPTLMPTRLGKVGYAPTEQMQRGIVFPHSDLYALAVTVLVLLTGKEPQQLINQQTVTWDWSKDVSLSPTLNSVLTKMLQPILGDRFQSAQEVLQALTSNQPPATYPTTQLPISVPPLQVATEATFAVSPNPAGQQYSQPQHYQQPPNSPIVIPASIQTQPNSNFLNIFGKIALVCFILAIAGGIGWLAGNVWINSNSNQRNITPSPDPTLSPSASPTVDEQQPISPQFTPEERQRKQALQQRRTQVGINSNFYVSAVNQAFWSKYPSQRGRNLGNGTDDEQWRERWDKIAADLLDKLEQANLSAEARRGMGNYSSGDRDRWKLAVNELRLSSRALYDLTDAKYLSIFSEYSANTLKLNFDNFLNQPVGQIWQAVMFDQVQALQSGTALERIIFDPGTTSKTLSSNLKQGQGKAYIAQLTQDQIMEVQLQDGGKTLLSIYSPTGKTPILADSREKSWSGTLPESGYYEIVIVSNSSKSTDYQLNLTVKNPEPEPEPTTPAPEASPSESPN, encoded by the coding sequence ATGAAGCCCATATATTGCAGCCAAGGACACGAAAATTCTGCTGGTAGTCGCTTTTGTCAGCAGTGTGGCGAACAGTTGAGTCTGCCCAGTGCCAACAGTTTAGCAGTTGGGTCTGTTTTAGGCGATCGCTATCAGATTATACGCGAACTGGGACACGGTGGTTTTGGACGCACCTATCTAGCCCAAGACCGTAACCGTTTTAATGAATTTTGTGTATTAAAAGAATTTGCCCCCCAAGTGCAAGGTAGCTACGCTTTACAAAAAGCGGAGGAATTATTTGAACGGGAAGCGGGAGTACTTTATAAGCTACAACATCAGCAAATTCCCCATTTTAGGGAGATGTTTCGCTATAACACTAATGGCACTGGATACTTATTTTTAGTACAAGATTTTGTAGATGGGCAAAATTATAAGGCGCTGTTAGAAGCACGTAAGCGTCAGGGGCTAAAGTTTAGTGAACCAGAAGTAACTCAATTATTACTTCAAATTCTCCCAGTATTAGATTACATCCACTCTCTGGGAGTAATTCACCGCGATATTTCTCCCGATAACTTGATGCTGCGTAGTTCAGATGGGCTACCTGTACTGATAGATTTTGGGGGAGTTAAACAAATCGCTGCAACTATCGAATCTCAATATAATCAAGGTGCGATCGCAAATGCACCAACTTTAATGCCTACCCGACTAGGTAAAGTAGGATATGCCCCAACAGAGCAAATGCAAAGAGGAATAGTATTTCCTCACAGTGATTTATATGCTTTAGCAGTAACAGTTTTAGTATTACTAACAGGGAAAGAACCCCAACAATTAATTAACCAACAAACAGTTACTTGGGATTGGTCAAAAGATGTTAGTCTCAGCCCTACTTTAAATAGTGTGCTGACTAAAATGCTACAGCCAATATTAGGCGATCGCTTTCAATCTGCACAAGAAGTTTTGCAAGCCCTCACAAGCAATCAACCGCCTGCTACCTACCCTACCACTCAATTACCAATCTCAGTGCCACCGCTACAAGTAGCAACAGAAGCTACATTTGCTGTTTCCCCTAACCCAGCAGGACAACAATATTCACAGCCTCAACACTATCAGCAGCCACCTAATTCACCCATTGTCATACCAGCATCAATACAAACCCAACCAAATAGTAATTTTTTAAACATCTTCGGAAAAATTGCACTGGTATGTTTTATTCTGGCTATTGCTGGTGGAATTGGCTGGTTAGCTGGTAACGTTTGGATAAATTCCAACTCAAATCAAAGAAACATTACCCCATCACCTGATCCAACTCTTTCACCCAGTGCTTCTCCTACTGTGGATGAACAACAACCCATATCGCCACAGTTTACACCCGAAGAAAGGCAGCGCAAGCAAGCACTACAACAACGCCGTACTCAAGTAGGTATTAATAGCAACTTCTATGTCAGCGCAGTTAATCAAGCATTTTGGAGCAAATACCCTAGCCAGCGAGGTAGAAATTTAGGCAACGGTACAGACGATGAGCAATGGCGGGAACGTTGGGATAAAATTGCTGCTGACTTGCTAGATAAATTAGAACAAGCAAACTTGAGTGCAGAAGCACGTCGGGGTATGGGTAATTATAGTAGTGGCGATCGCGATCGCTGGAAACTTGCAGTCAATGAATTACGCCTCAGCAGTCGCGCCCTCTATGATTTAACTGACGCTAAATATTTATCGATCTTTTCAGAATATTCTGCTAATACACTTAAGCTCAATTTTGATAACTTCCTCAATCAACCCGTAGGTCAAATTTGGCAAGCAGTCATGTTTGATCAAGTGCAAGCCTTACAGTCTGGAACCGCCCTAGAAAGAATTATCTTTGACCCAGGCACTACAAGCAAAACTCTTAGTAGCAACCTAAAACAAGGACAAGGCAAAGCTTATATTGCCCAGCTAACTCAAGATCAAATAATGGAAGTGCAGTTACAAGACGGCGGTAAAACATTATTGTCAATTTATAGCCCAACTGGTAAAACGCCCATCCTCGCAGATTCACGGGAAAAAAGTTGGTCTGGAACCCTACCTGAATCTGGTTACTACGAAATTGTCATAGTTTCTAACAGTTCAAAATCAACTGATTATCAACTCAACCTTACTGTTAAAAATCCCGAACCAGAACCAGAACCTACCACTCCCGCACCTGAAGCCTCTCCCTCAGAATCACCCAATTAA
- the brnA gene encoding type II toxin-antitoxin system BrnA family antitoxin: MKAEEFDQKFDDGEDVLEYLDFSTLRRPGLETKQVNVDFPQWMVDALDREAQRLGLHRQAVIKFWIAERLDAS; encoded by the coding sequence ATGAAAGCTGAAGAATTCGATCAGAAGTTTGATGATGGGGAAGATGTCTTGGAATATTTAGATTTTTCAACACTGCGTCGCCCAGGGTTAGAAACTAAGCAGGTTAATGTTGATTTTCCTCAGTGGATGGTGGATGCGTTAGACAGGGAAGCTCAACGCTTAGGTCTTCATCGTCAAGCTGTAATTAAATTTTGGATTGCGGAACGCTTGGATGCAAGTTAG
- a CDS encoding BrnT family toxin — protein sequence MQFEYDSAKSQNNKSKHGIDFEEAQLLWNDPLRVEIQARSTTELRSIVIGKIGDKHWSAIITYRGEAIRIISVRRSRENEEEIYES from the coding sequence GTGCAGTTTGAATACGACTCCGCAAAAAGCCAGAACAATAAGTCAAAGCATGGAATTGATTTTGAAGAAGCACAACTGCTTTGGAATGACCCTCTGCGAGTAGAGATACAAGCACGCTCAACTACAGAACTTCGCTCAATAGTGATTGGTAAGATAGGAGATAAGCATTGGTCAGCAATTATTACCTATCGAGGTGAAGCCATAAGGATCATTTCAGTACGAAGATCGCGGGAGAATGAGGAGGAAATTTATGAAAGCTGA
- the lpdA gene encoding dihydrolipoyl dehydrogenase, with protein sequence MSQTFDYDLLIIGAGVGGHGAALHAVNCGLKTAIVEAADMGGTCVNRGCIPSKALLAASGRVRELRNAHHLKALGIQVSGVEFEREGIAAHANNLVSKIRGDLTNSLKRLGVDIIQGRGKVAGTQKVSVATSTGEKTFTAKDIIISSGSIPWVPPGIEVDGKTVFTSDDAIKLETLPEWIAIIGSGYIGLEFSDVYTALGCEVTMIEALDQLMPGFDRDIAKLAERVLIAPRDIETKVSTLASKVTPGSPVVIELSDAKTKEVIDVIEVDACLVATGRIPDTKDLGLEAVGVETDRRGFIPVNDQMAVLSGGEVVPHLWAIGDATGKMMLAHAASAQGVVAVENMCGRDRTVDYHSIPAAAFTHPEISFVGMTETAAKELGAAEGFEVGAVRSYFKGNSKAIAEGESDGIAKVIYRKDTGVVLGAHIMGLHASDLIHEASQAIAGRQSVNNLAYVVHAHPTLSEVLDEAYKRALTV encoded by the coding sequence GTGAGTCAGACATTTGACTACGATTTATTAATTATCGGCGCAGGTGTGGGCGGACATGGGGCTGCTCTTCATGCTGTCAACTGTGGACTGAAAACCGCCATCGTCGAAGCAGCAGATATGGGTGGAACCTGCGTTAATCGTGGTTGCATTCCCTCAAAAGCTTTATTAGCAGCATCGGGGCGGGTACGGGAGTTGCGTAATGCTCATCACCTCAAGGCGTTAGGCATTCAAGTGAGTGGTGTGGAGTTTGAGCGGGAAGGAATTGCTGCTCATGCTAATAACCTTGTGAGCAAAATTCGTGGGGATTTAACCAATAGTCTGAAAAGATTAGGGGTTGATATTATCCAAGGTAGAGGTAAGGTAGCTGGAACACAAAAAGTTAGTGTTGCTACTAGCACAGGGGAGAAAACTTTCACGGCTAAGGATATTATTATTTCCTCTGGCTCGATTCCTTGGGTTCCTCCTGGGATTGAAGTTGATGGCAAAACTGTATTTACCAGTGATGATGCGATCAAACTAGAAACACTGCCTGAATGGATCGCTATTATTGGTAGTGGTTACATTGGTTTAGAATTTTCTGATGTTTACACTGCCTTGGGTTGTGAAGTCACAATGATTGAGGCTTTAGACCAATTGATGCCAGGGTTTGACCGAGATATCGCCAAATTGGCAGAAAGGGTGTTAATTGCACCACGCGATATTGAAACTAAAGTTAGCACTTTAGCAAGTAAGGTAACGCCAGGTTCGCCAGTAGTAATTGAACTGAGTGACGCTAAAACGAAAGAAGTTATCGACGTGATTGAAGTCGATGCTTGTTTAGTCGCAACAGGTAGAATTCCTGATACTAAGGATTTGGGATTGGAAGCTGTTGGAGTAGAAACAGATAGGCGCGGCTTTATTCCCGTAAACGACCAAATGGCAGTATTATCTGGTGGTGAAGTTGTACCGCATTTGTGGGCAATTGGGGATGCTACAGGGAAGATGATGTTAGCTCACGCGGCTTCTGCTCAAGGCGTTGTGGCAGTTGAAAATATGTGTGGGCGCGATCGCACTGTTGATTATCACAGCATTCCAGCAGCAGCTTTTACTCATCCAGAAATTAGCTTTGTGGGGATGACGGAAACAGCAGCTAAAGAGTTGGGTGCAGCCGAAGGTTTTGAAGTTGGGGCTGTGCGGAGTTACTTTAAGGGTAATTCTAAGGCGATCGCAGAAGGTGAATCTGATGGTATTGCTAAAGTAATATATCGCAAAGATACAGGGGTTGTGCTGGGCGCTCATATTATGGGATTGCACGCTTCAGATTTAATTCACGAAGCATCACAAGCGATCGCGGGGCGGCAGTCTGTCAACAATTTAGCTTATGTGGTTCACGCTCACCCCACCTTATCGGAAGTTCTGGATGAAGCTTATAAACGGGCGTTAACTGTTTAA
- the trpC gene encoding indole-3-glycerol phosphate synthase TrpC encodes MQIRRRHPNPSVSITTLRYEVKVPDAEPRHILEKIVWQKETEVDQMRERLPLIKLQQQVKAAPPVRNFREALRQGKTKPALIAEVKKASPSKGVIREDFDPVAIAQAYQQGGASCLSVLTDKVFFQGSFENLALVRKSVDLPVLCKEFIIYPYQIYLARSYGADAILLIAAILSDQDLQYFIKIAKALSMTALIEVHTAEELERVLALEDVNLIGINNRNLEDFSVDLQTTCQLLSSNSSQLQERDILVVSESGLHTPEDIKLVSDAGASAVLIGESLVKQPDPASAIATLFAYK; translated from the coding sequence ATGCAAATCCGAAGAAGACATCCGAATCCGTCAGTTTCTATCACTACCTTGCGCTACGAAGTTAAAGTACCAGATGCTGAACCAAGACATATTTTAGAGAAAATTGTCTGGCAAAAAGAAACAGAAGTTGATCAGATGCGGGAACGTCTTCCCCTGATCAAGTTGCAGCAACAAGTTAAAGCAGCACCACCTGTGCGTAATTTTAGAGAAGCATTACGACAGGGAAAGACTAAGCCAGCTTTAATTGCAGAAGTAAAAAAAGCTTCTCCTAGTAAGGGAGTAATTCGAGAAGATTTTGATCCCGTAGCGATCGCACAAGCCTACCAGCAGGGAGGAGCAAGCTGTTTGTCAGTACTTACTGACAAAGTATTTTTTCAAGGCAGCTTTGAAAACTTGGCTCTAGTGCGTAAGAGCGTAGACTTACCAGTGCTGTGTAAGGAATTTATCATCTATCCTTACCAAATATACTTAGCTCGCAGTTATGGGGCTGATGCTATCCTCTTAATCGCAGCTATTCTTAGCGATCAAGACTTGCAGTATTTTATCAAAATTGCCAAAGCCTTGAGTATGACTGCATTGATTGAAGTACATACAGCAGAGGAGCTAGAGCGAGTATTAGCATTGGAAGATGTTAACCTGATTGGGATTAACAATCGCAACTTAGAAGATTTTTCAGTTGATTTGCAAACAACCTGTCAACTTTTGAGTAGCAATAGCAGCCAATTACAGGAGCGGGATATCTTAGTTGTTAGTGAATCTGGGTTACATACTCCAGAGGACATTAAATTAGTGTCTGATGCTGGTGCTAGTGCTGTTCTCATTGGTGAGTCATTGGTGAAACAACCTGATCCGGCTAGTGCGATCGCTACTTTGTTTGCCTATAAATAA
- a CDS encoding DUF5340 domain-containing protein produces the protein MEPIPLPSLIHYEVLLQLLERQTSFAASNQPAIKEQVQQLIITLRKALAQQKRLEQSCDRANVPIEYHWSLNTINNIKDNF, from the coding sequence ATGGAGCCAATACCCCTGCCATCTCTGATCCACTATGAAGTGCTACTTCAGCTTTTAGAACGCCAAACTTCATTTGCGGCTAGTAATCAGCCTGCAATTAAAGAGCAAGTACAACAGCTAATCATCACACTGCGTAAAGCTTTGGCTCAACAAAAACGACTTGAACAAAGTTGCGATCGCGCAAATGTCCCGATTGAGTATCACTGGTCACTTAATACTATCAATAACATCAAAGATAATTTTTAA
- a CDS encoding pyridoxal-phosphate-dependent aminotransferase family protein yields MDNKLMLMIPGPTPVPEQVLLAMAKHPIGHRSGEFSKIMAEVTENLKWLHQTQNDVLMLTVSGTGAMEAGIINFLSPGDRVLVGSNGKFGERWVEVCEAYSLNVDPVTAEWGKPLDPEQFREKLEADTEKQIKAVIITHSETSTGVINDLETINRHVKAHGEALIIVDAVTSLGAANVPIDDWGLDVVGSGSQKGYMIPPGLGFVAVSPKAWEAYEKAKLPKYYLDLKPYRKNAAKNTTPFTPPVNLIIGLQAALQMMKAEGLESIFARHLRQMNATREAMKALGLPLFAPDGAGSPAITAVAPTTVDAEQVRSVMKKRFDIVLAGGQDHLKGKIFRIGHLGFVSDRDILTAVGSLEATLIELGHQGFTSGAGVAAAAKVIAKS; encoded by the coding sequence ATGGACAATAAGTTAATGTTGATGATTCCTGGTCCCACTCCGGTACCGGAACAGGTATTGCTTGCTATGGCTAAACACCCTATCGGTCATCGGAGCGGTGAATTTAGCAAGATTATGGCAGAGGTGACAGAAAACCTCAAGTGGCTGCATCAAACTCAGAATGATGTTTTGATGTTGACTGTATCCGGTACTGGAGCGATGGAAGCTGGAATTATTAACTTCCTGAGTCCAGGCGATCGCGTTTTAGTAGGATCTAATGGTAAGTTTGGCGAACGCTGGGTCGAAGTTTGCGAAGCTTATAGTCTTAATGTAGATCCAGTCACGGCAGAATGGGGTAAACCTCTTGATCCTGAACAATTCCGTGAAAAATTAGAAGCTGACACCGAAAAGCAAATTAAAGCTGTCATTATTACTCATAGTGAAACATCCACTGGGGTAATTAATGATCTTGAAACGATTAACCGCCATGTGAAAGCTCACGGTGAAGCTTTAATTATTGTTGACGCGGTTACTAGCTTGGGTGCGGCTAATGTACCTATTGATGATTGGGGTCTAGATGTAGTGGGATCTGGCTCTCAAAAAGGTTATATGATTCCCCCAGGATTAGGTTTTGTTGCGGTTAGTCCTAAAGCTTGGGAAGCTTACGAAAAAGCGAAACTTCCAAAGTATTATTTAGATTTGAAGCCTTATCGCAAGAATGCTGCTAAAAATACTACTCCGTTTACTCCACCAGTTAATTTAATAATTGGGTTGCAAGCGGCGTTGCAGATGATGAAAGCTGAAGGTTTAGAATCTATATTCGCTCGTCATCTGCGTCAGATGAATGCTACCCGTGAAGCGATGAAAGCTTTGGGTTTACCTTTGTTTGCGCCAGATGGTGCTGGGAGTCCTGCTATTACTGCGGTAGCACCTACTACGGTGGATGCCGAACAAGTGCGTTCTGTAATGAAGAAACGCTTTGATATTGTTTTAGCTGGTGGACAAGACCACCTCAAAGGTAAAATTTTCCGTATCGGTCACTTAGGGTTTGTGAGCGATCGCGATATTCTTACTGCTGTTGGTTCTCTAGAAGCTACTTTAATCGAGTTAGGACACCAAGGCTTTACTTCGGGTGCTGGTGTTGCTGCTGCGGCTAAGGTAATTGCTAAATCTTAA
- a CDS encoding pentapeptide repeat-containing protein, with protein sequence MSTTPIQASKSNELNRLLSTGECEGCNLVGVDLSGVHLVGVDLRNANLQGAILVNANLEGADLAGANLQGANFTAAFVSGTNFSNANLTQVNFTQAKLIDSEVAGAVLQDITLTDAEVFNTAISIGGEYSE encoded by the coding sequence ATTTCAACAACACCTATTCAAGCGTCAAAAAGCAACGAACTCAACCGCTTGTTGTCTACAGGAGAATGTGAAGGGTGTAATTTAGTAGGAGTCGATTTAAGCGGAGTGCATTTGGTAGGTGTTGATTTGAGGAATGCTAATTTGCAAGGAGCAATTTTAGTAAATGCTAATTTAGAAGGTGCTGATTTAGCGGGTGCAAATTTACAAGGCGCTAATTTTACAGCCGCTTTTGTGAGTGGGACTAACTTTAGTAATGCTAACTTAACACAAGTTAATTTTACTCAAGCTAAATTAATTGATTCTGAAGTTGCTGGTGCGGTTTTACAAGATATCACTTTAACTGATGCTGAAGTGTTTAATACAGCTATCAGCATTGGTGGAGAGTATTCGGAGTAA
- a CDS encoding VOC family protein, producing MQIKDCLHIAILVSDLERAEHFYGKILGLSQVDRSLNFPGTWYQIGNLQIHLIVDTTIQSQLHNSEKLGRNRHIAFSVTNLDEAKSQLIAHGCEVQMSASGRAALFTIDPDGNVIELNLG from the coding sequence ATGCAAATTAAAGATTGTCTCCATATAGCTATTCTTGTTTCAGACTTAGAACGTGCCGAGCATTTTTACGGTAAGATTTTAGGATTATCCCAGGTAGATCGCTCGTTAAACTTCCCTGGTACTTGGTATCAAATTGGAAATTTACAAATTCATCTAATTGTAGATACAACTATTCAATCACAGCTACATAACTCTGAAAAATTAGGACGCAACCGCCACATTGCTTTCTCAGTTACTAATTTAGATGAAGCAAAATCACAGTTAATTGCTCATGGTTGCGAAGTCCAAATGAGTGCATCTGGTCGCGCTGCTTTATTTACAATAGATCCAGATGGTAATGTAATTGAATTAAATCTTGGATAA